TCACACAATAGAGAAACCAGAAACGAAGTTTGGAGTGGAGATTTGGGATCGAGAAAGGGAGAAAACCTTCACACGATCTCATTGTTGTTCTCACCTTCACGCTTCAGGTTTCAGGGGATGGTGATGGCTTCGGTGAGAGAGGGAAAGGTTCAGGTTTCATAGGGAAAGGAGGGGAAAAGCGTCGTGTGCGGCCTCGTCAGAGTGGGTCTTCTTTAGTGGCTTTAACCTCTAATTACCGGTGAAGATGGAATTATTACCGACTACTCACAACATAAcacaattttcttaattttgtgaTTAAGTTAGCGAGCGGCAATAATGTTTTTGCCGCAAAAGAAGTGTCGCTGAAAAGGATTTTTCCTGTAGTGTGTGTAGGTTCTTAGAGAGAATCCCACTGACTATCATGTCGGAGTCATGACCCAGTTAGGTAAGGTCCGTTTGAGCATTTGCAAGTGAATGAAGTGATAGAGGCAATTATTTTCCAAGAAGCAACATACTAAATAATGTACAAAACAACAAAGTGTTTAACCTGCTCAATCAATTATGCATGTTACCACTCACCACACATTCAAACACTAACCAATCACTTCAAAACACTCCAATTGGTTTTCACATAATATGATACATATCTCCTTATCTTCCTTTGCTACTCTCTATCCTGAACCCCTtagttatagaaaaaaaaaggggggggggggctcTTATAGACTATGGCATCAATTATATACACACAATATTCTCTCTttgttgttctttttttttcccttttggtTTGCCTGAAAATGTCTCAAAAAGTAAAATACTAAAACAGCTTAAAAGAAGGATTTTTTAGCAGGAGGCCTTCCAACTGCTTTCATAAGATTAGCAATCTCAAGAACCCTGGCCACTTTGGTTCCCCTTTTTGCCTCTGCTGATGCCCTTTTCTCCTCTGATTTTCTTCTAGCTTTTGCTATCTTGTTTTGTGTTTTCTCCATTGCTCTTGCTCTTTTCTCCTCCAGCTTCCTCTGCACAGTACATGAAATTTTTGGTTCATGATGAGCAAAAGCTATAATCAATGTCCATGTTTTGTTTTACTACCATGGTCATCTAATGTAAGTTGAatcaacatgaaatcaaatcgtTGGACAACTTCGCCTGCttgtagcatgtttggattaatgtacttttcctcataatcaattttgatacTTAAAAGTTATTCacataattttcttttgataattgatttagattttagaattaagtgtagaaggatttccaaacatgcacttgtTGGCAGGTAATACATTCCCACCTTTTCTTTAGTAGTCAATGAAAAGTAGCTTCAATAGCAAGGCTAAAAATGCAGATCATAGGAGTTGTTTTTAACATCACCATGTTATATTCACTAGAAGAAAATTTGTTCACAGAAATTGATTGCTGGTGGATGAAGCTTTAGCTTCAAATTGCCAATGCAAGAAAAGGAAAGAGGGGGTAAAAGATGACATGTTTCCCGTGATGTCCTCACATTATTTCCAGGCTATGATGATTTTGACAGTGTAACTGTGGTATCCTATGGTCAAGTCCAAGGAATGCATGCAAAATTCCCATACATAGGACAAAGATAACTGTCACAGTTGACACAGTTGTTTGGGAAATAATATAGGGAAATGAAAATTGAAGATGAATCTATACTTTCTCATATATGGAAATGATACGAAATACAACAAATGAAAATTAAACCCCACAACTCCCAATATGAGAGGTAAAACTCTTCTTACTAAATATTTAACGCGCGCAATTGTATTTATAAGTACTCGAACGTGAAACATTTGTCTTCACCGAACATCCACTTACTAAGAGAGAGAACAAAAAATCCTCATAATTTCTCACACATGTAAATCCATCTTTAAGAATATTACTAATAATGAAACAATCATTGCAACACTCACTTAGGCAACCATATTCGGTCATTGTATAATTTCATATTTAACATTGGTTATGTGTGTTGATTGGATCAAAGGTGAATCAATCtatgtttatttatttcttgacaccttacttttcattttctcttattttcacttatttactttttttaatttctctcttctttccttATCTGATCATTCATCATATTTCTATTTCCTTTCTCTTctatttctatctatttctGGATCTCAGTGTATCTAAGTTTTCAACCAAACTTTTTCCATCAATCTAAGATGGCTGCAAATAAGGAACCTCTGCTTTGTGTTTGGTCTTTAGAGTAATCATAAACTCAAAGAAATCTAATAACCAACCCACTAAGAAACAAAGAAGGGGAGAAAAACCAAACTAGGAAGTGCTAGGAACATGCAAATAACACCTTGAGAAAAAACTGTTTACCTCAATTTTCTTCATCCATGAATTTGCTTTCTGAACCTGCTCACTCTCCCACCCTTTGATCACAGCATCTTCCCTCTTGAACCTGTTATTAAGCTTAGCAACTTTAGCGTTCTGCCATGCTAATATCTTTGCCTCAACCTCTTCCTTCTTCACCCTCTCCACCGACACTTGTTCACCACCACTAGCAcgggcaccaccaccaccactaccaccaccggtCATTcctggtggtggcggtggtgatggaaccGGGTCTAGTGGGTAGTTATCTGCCACGATCGCCAAAGGGTTGGTTTCTTCCAACAAGTCCTCTTCTCTAATCCTCCCCaagttgttgttattgttgaagttgttattgttgttgttgctgcctCCACCTTCATAATTGTCCTGGTTGTTCATCATAGGACTAATACTCATGTTGTTGTGGTCAACACTTGACCCTGCTATAACCAGAGCACTGAACTCTCTGCTCATGCTTGTGAAGTTCTCGCTCGAAGTGGTGCTAGCCACGGACAGAGAAGATGAACGGTGGTTGTGTGTTGGTGGTGGCGGAGGACGCGGCGGTGTCAAGGCATGTATTTCCCTGATTTCTTGGTATTCTTCTTGGTCATGATCCTCTGCTTCATGACTGGTGGAGGCAATTAGATGATCACTCAACATAGCAAGGTTGTGTTGTTTGTTTTATGGGGGTTTTATGACAACACTATGTAGTGGAACAGAGGTCAGTGAAGTGAAGGGAAAGTGTGTATGAGACAACAGAGTGAAGGGGTTTCATTCAAGCATAGTAGGAGTGTGTGTATGTGCTTTTCTTGTCATGAGGTTGTTAATGAATGGAAATGAAAGAGAAGTCTAGACCACACACATAGAAATGGAAAACTTGAAtccaaacaaataaaaatcCTAGACTGACTTAAAGGAATGACAGTGAAATAAGGAGATAGTAGGTTTGAGATGAAAATCTTATTTTTTATGAATCAAAATTTAATTGAAATGAGCTCCAATCACTATCATGGGTAAGACCGTAAGAGTAGTCA
This is a stretch of genomic DNA from Lotus japonicus ecotype B-129 chromosome 1, LjGifu_v1.2. It encodes these proteins:
- the LOC130730643 gene encoding remorin 4.2-like, translating into MLSDHLIASTSHEAEDHDQEEYQEIREIHALTPPRPPPPPTHNHRSSSLSVASTTSSENFTSMSREFSALVIAGSSVDHNNMSISPMMNNQDNYEGGGSNNNNNNFNNNNNLGRIREEDLLEETNPLAIVADNYPLDPVPSPPPPPGMTGGGSGGGGARASGGEQVSVERVKKEEVEAKILAWQNAKVAKLNNRFKREDAVIKGWESEQVQKANSWMKKIERKLEEKRARAMEKTQNKIAKARRKSEEKRASAEAKRGTKVARVLEIANLMKAVGRPPAKKSFF